The Marinilongibacter aquaticus genome has a window encoding:
- a CDS encoding membrane or secreted protein: MKKYIVILLCSLPLLCRAQDSIEGAWLSREGTIETVLQVLPAYITVTHFDEENKSFSWTWGGSYVLSKRGKMEVDIHFDSRDSAAVGQLKTCDFALLSGTKMNFIGSGFERIDAAKETPLAGVWRISSRGNGEGEMREMPLRARRTLKVLTGTRFQWIAMNIETGQFFGTGGGTYTLENGQYTEHIRFFSRDGSRVGAELSFDAKVGEEEWLHSGKSSKGSPIKEVWSKID; this comes from the coding sequence ATGAAGAAATATATTGTCATTTTGTTGTGCAGCCTTCCCCTTTTATGTCGAGCTCAAGATTCTATTGAAGGGGCCTGGTTGTCTCGGGAAGGTACGATAGAAACTGTACTTCAGGTATTGCCTGCTTACATTACGGTGACGCATTTTGATGAAGAAAATAAATCTTTCTCATGGACTTGGGGCGGCAGTTATGTGCTTTCGAAAAGAGGTAAAATGGAGGTCGATATTCATTTTGATTCACGCGACTCGGCGGCGGTAGGGCAGTTGAAAACCTGCGATTTTGCTCTTTTATCCGGAACGAAAATGAATTTTATAGGTTCCGGTTTTGAACGTATCGATGCGGCAAAGGAAACGCCTTTGGCCGGAGTTTGGCGAATTTCATCGCGGGGCAATGGGGAAGGCGAAATGAGAGAAATGCCTTTGCGAGCCCGAAGAACATTGAAAGTGCTGACAGGAACGCGTTTTCAGTGGATTGCAATGAATATCGAAACGGGGCAGTTCTTTGGAACTGGCGGTGGTACATATACGCTCGAAAACGGCCAATACACAGAGCATATCCGGTTCTTTTCACGTGACGGCTCAAGAGTGGGGGCCGAATTGTCTTTCGATGCTAAGGTGGGTGAGGAGGAATGGCTGCACAGTGGAAAAAGTTCGAAGGGGAGTCCCATCAAAGAAGTGTGGTCTAAAATAGATTGA
- a CDS encoding MarR family winged helix-turn-helix transcriptional regulator has product MPSEKLPIGYYLKKVDKLLTESINEIHASEGINRLEWQVLNGLYLKPNQAKNELQELMQPFASPESLEKLLANLSTRELISVSDKLKLSPKGITLHQSCLKKQNDFRQHVMRGIANEDYTLMIKTLEKIIDNIQASE; this is encoded by the coding sequence ATGCCATCTGAAAAGCTACCCATAGGTTATTACTTGAAAAAAGTCGACAAACTGCTTACCGAAAGCATCAATGAAATTCATGCTTCCGAAGGCATAAATCGTTTGGAATGGCAAGTCCTCAATGGCCTTTACCTAAAACCCAATCAAGCGAAAAATGAACTTCAAGAGCTTATGCAGCCCTTTGCCTCTCCCGAATCTTTGGAAAAACTATTGGCAAATCTCAGTACTCGCGAATTGATTTCCGTTTCCGACAAATTGAAACTCAGTCCAAAGGGAATCACATTGCACCAAAGCTGCCTCAAAAAGCAAAACGATTTTAGACAACATGTTATGCGAGGCATAGCCAATGAGGATTACACCCTGATGATCAAAACGTTGGAAAAAATCATCGACAATATTCAAGCTTCAGAATAG
- a CDS encoding alpha/beta fold hydrolase — translation MAEKEQEKGFIDVGNLNMYYEIHGKGRPLVMIHGGGSTIETTFGRIIPALSEHFQLILMELQAHGHTADREQATSFAQDALDIVQLLAHLNIQKAHFLGFSNGGHTAIEIALNQPTIVNRLILASTFYKREAAPAAFWDGFESATLDSLPPVLKEGFLAANNDEHALSRMFAQDVQKMKAFKGWTAEQIQSLSMPTLVINGNKDVGSLEHAVEMCQMIPNAELAVFPGGHGTYLGTVESLENGVWPAFNATELVLSFLSK, via the coding sequence ATGGCCGAAAAGGAGCAAGAAAAGGGTTTCATTGATGTAGGCAACCTAAACATGTATTATGAAATACACGGCAAAGGCCGACCCTTGGTGATGATTCATGGTGGTGGCTCGACAATCGAGACCACATTTGGACGAATCATTCCCGCTTTGTCCGAACATTTTCAATTGATACTGATGGAGCTTCAAGCCCACGGGCATACGGCAGACCGTGAGCAAGCGACTTCCTTCGCTCAGGATGCTCTGGACATTGTGCAGCTTTTGGCCCATTTGAATATTCAAAAAGCTCATTTTTTAGGATTTAGCAATGGCGGCCATACCGCTATAGAAATTGCCCTCAACCAGCCCACAATTGTCAACAGGCTGATCCTCGCTTCTACTTTTTATAAGAGAGAAGCGGCTCCTGCCGCTTTCTGGGATGGTTTCGAATCGGCCACACTCGATTCCCTACCGCCTGTGTTGAAAGAAGGCTTTCTAGCCGCGAATAACGACGAGCATGCCCTTTCCCGAATGTTTGCACAGGACGTCCAAAAAATGAAAGCCTTTAAGGGTTGGACAGCCGAGCAAATCCAGTCGCTTTCGATGCCCACTTTGGTAATAAACGGCAATAAGGATGTCGGTTCGCTAGAACATGCGGTAGAAATGTGCCAAATGATTCCAAACGCAGAACTGGCCGTTTTCCCCGGTGGGCACGGTACATATTTGGGCACTGTAGAATCGCTCGAAAACGGCGTTTGGCCTGCCTTCAACGCAACTGAACTTGTTTTATCTTTCCTTTCCAAATAG
- a CDS encoding zinc ribbon domain-containing protein YjdM translates to MSEYPACPKCQSEYTYPLDALMVCPECAYEWNPDEPEEETGLLVKDANGNVLQDGDSVIVLKNLPVKGASQPVKAGTKVKNIRLTDGDHNIDCKIDGFGAMGLKSEFVRKA, encoded by the coding sequence ATGTCTGAATATCCCGCTTGCCCAAAATGCCAAAGTGAATACACTTATCCGCTCGATGCCCTGATGGTTTGTCCTGAATGTGCCTACGAATGGAATCCCGATGAACCGGAAGAAGAAACCGGATTGCTTGTGAAAGATGCCAATGGCAATGTCCTGCAAGATGGCGACAGCGTAATCGTACTGAAAAATTTGCCTGTAAAAGGAGCCTCGCAACCTGTGAAAGCGGGCACAAAGGTGAAGAACATTCGGCTTACCGATGGCGACCACAATATCGACTGCAAAATCGATGGGTTTGGAGCCATGGGCCTAAAGTCTGAGTTCGTGAGAAAGGCTTAA
- a CDS encoding DedA family protein codes for MHLILLYLGILVGVFFEGEMVMLSSILAARHGYLNFWLVLLVGSIGTYITDAFYFTLGRRKGRKWINKKPKLAKKAAIVDHRIHKYPILIFILYRFLYGFRSLTPLVIGTTSIKSSRFFIFSAMSILLWATTYGLLGYFFGKFIETNLSHIAHAEKYIIAFVLMIGIALLIRRYYTKRKLSINPDQLLD; via the coding sequence ATGCATCTGATCTTGCTTTACTTGGGCATTTTGGTAGGCGTCTTCTTCGAAGGCGAAATGGTGATGCTTTCTTCTATTTTAGCCGCAAGACACGGCTATCTAAACTTTTGGCTTGTTTTGCTTGTCGGCAGTATCGGCACCTATATTACCGATGCCTTTTACTTTACGCTGGGCAGAAGAAAGGGAAGAAAATGGATCAACAAAAAGCCGAAATTGGCCAAAAAAGCAGCGATTGTCGATCACCGAATTCATAAATATCCCATCCTGATTTTCATACTTTATCGCTTTTTATATGGCTTCCGTTCACTCACGCCTTTGGTTATTGGCACGACAAGCATCAAGTCGAGCCGATTCTTTATTTTTAGTGCAATGAGCATCCTGTTGTGGGCCACAACATACGGCCTTCTGGGTTATTTTTTCGGCAAATTCATCGAAACAAATCTTTCACATATCGCTCACGCCGAAAAGTACATCATAGCTTTTGTGCTAATGATTGGAATCGCTTTGCTGATCCGAAGATACTATACGAAACGTAAACTATCGATAAACCCCGATCAGCTTTTGGATTGA
- a CDS encoding Gfo/Idh/MocA family protein, translating into MKKTALVLACLWLVASNLFGQDKPLKIGVARLTHGHVGWVFQSEKRGDIEVVGIVEPNKELAQKYAKQHGFSMDKVYNTLDEMLAATHPEAVSAFGSIYEHLEVVQACAPKGVHVMVEKPLAVSFDHAKKMEALAKKHKIHLITNYETTWYPTNHKAYALVKKEGRIGDIRKIIVRDGHKGPKNIHVGDEFFEWLTDPVLNGGGAIIDFGCYGANLVTWLMDGQKPKSVTAITAQLQAENNPKVDDDATILLNYGHATAILEPSWNWPIGRKDMEIYGATGAVYADNRHDLRIRISEGYDGYSEEKETLEERKAPFNDPFLLLTNVIRNKVTLQASDLSALENNVVVVEILDAAVKSAKTGKTVYLKP; encoded by the coding sequence ATGAAAAAAACTGCACTTGTATTGGCCTGCCTGTGGCTGGTGGCCTCAAATCTATTCGGACAAGACAAACCCTTGAAAATTGGCGTTGCCCGACTCACGCATGGACATGTGGGCTGGGTTTTTCAAAGTGAAAAAAGAGGCGATATTGAAGTGGTGGGCATTGTAGAACCCAACAAAGAATTGGCCCAAAAATATGCCAAACAACACGGCTTTTCTATGGACAAAGTATACAATACTTTGGATGAAATGCTCGCGGCCACTCATCCCGAGGCCGTTTCGGCCTTTGGCAGCATATACGAACATTTGGAAGTGGTACAGGCTTGTGCCCCAAAAGGCGTTCACGTAATGGTTGAAAAGCCTTTGGCCGTAAGTTTTGATCATGCGAAAAAAATGGAAGCTTTGGCCAAGAAGCATAAAATTCACCTGATCACCAATTACGAAACCACTTGGTATCCCACCAATCACAAAGCCTACGCACTTGTAAAAAAAGAAGGACGAATCGGCGATATCCGAAAAATCATTGTCCGCGATGGCCACAAAGGGCCTAAAAATATTCATGTGGGCGATGAGTTTTTTGAATGGCTCACCGATCCCGTGTTGAACGGCGGCGGAGCCATTATCGATTTCGGTTGTTACGGTGCCAATCTGGTTACTTGGCTGATGGACGGCCAAAAGCCGAAAAGCGTAACCGCCATCACGGCACAATTGCAAGCCGAGAATAATCCAAAAGTTGACGATGACGCCACTATATTGCTGAATTATGGCCATGCCACAGCCATTTTGGAACCTTCTTGGAATTGGCCAATCGGGCGAAAAGACATGGAAATCTATGGAGCAACCGGAGCTGTATACGCCGACAACCGACACGACCTTCGCATACGCATATCTGAGGGCTACGATGGTTATTCGGAAGAAAAAGAAACGCTCGAAGAACGCAAAGCTCCATTCAACGACCCTTTTCTTTTATTGACCAATGTAATCCGCAATAAGGTCACCCTTCAGGCTTCCGATTTAAGTGCCTTGGAAAACAATGTGGTTGTCGTAGAGATATTGGACGCCGCGGTGAAAAGTGCAAAAACAGGCAAAACTGTTTACCTCAAACCTTAA
- a CDS encoding 3-keto-disaccharide hydrolase, whose protein sequence is MKFLLTYFTVFASLASAWGQQALFNGKDFSGWNGDIPEVWTIQNGLITGGSLEKTVDKNYFLATEKIYSDFVLKLKIRLRGEEGFINSGIQFRSVRSKDPANEMIGYQADFGKEYWGTLYDESRRNKTLAGNDPKTTEEIVKLSGWNDYELRAEGKRIRIFINGQLCTDYTETDDSIPQTGHIAIQVHGGGKALVEVKDIYIEEL, encoded by the coding sequence ATGAAGTTTCTCTTAACCTATTTTACCGTATTCGCGAGTCTGGCTTCTGCTTGGGGGCAACAGGCCTTATTCAATGGAAAGGATTTTTCGGGATGGAATGGCGATATTCCTGAAGTGTGGACCATCCAAAATGGTTTGATTACGGGCGGAAGCTTGGAAAAAACGGTGGACAAAAACTATTTTTTGGCCACGGAAAAAATTTATTCTGATTTTGTGCTGAAACTGAAAATCCGACTTCGCGGAGAAGAAGGTTTTATTAATTCAGGAATTCAATTCCGAAGTGTACGCTCAAAAGATCCAGCAAATGAAATGATTGGTTATCAGGCAGATTTTGGAAAGGAGTATTGGGGCACACTTTACGACGAATCGCGGAGGAATAAAACTTTGGCTGGAAATGACCCCAAAACAACAGAAGAGATTGTCAAGCTTTCGGGTTGGAACGACTACGAACTGAGAGCGGAAGGCAAACGTATTCGCATTTTTATCAATGGGCAGCTTTGCACAGATTACACCGAAACGGACGACAGTATTCCGCAAACGGGCCACATTGCGATTCAAGTGCATGGCGGCGGGAAGGCTTTGGTCGAAGTAAAAGACATTTATATAGAAGAACTGTAA